From a single Apostichopus japonicus isolate 1M-3 chromosome 12, ASM3797524v1, whole genome shotgun sequence genomic region:
- the LOC139977697 gene encoding myoblast growth factor receptor egl-15-like isoform X3, whose product MEDNVCYVGMVDETTRTMSLEYIVQTNLTDTNRLLLKPILNEQVLSGLPFEYWNAHMSVDGSNKMDCFAKKLSDNATIGDYTTLKVLAESLSSFQMGEGFVKLLHISTQTIPFGLFYEKMRCGTLQDHVMNHFRKKSRINKTIKRQLSYFYRPVLKELLIFAVNISQAMHYLASQKKNPPTAWMATEILLLDKYFLKSDSWNFSVFLWELLSIGKIPFAGISQEDIKAKVLDGFMLSRPYVCPKNMFRVMVSCWQKNHTMRPPCSDILQTIRCEYEKLHEVTKPYISNISHKKMLYYIRVLKYRLSSPLKRHTRFKM is encoded by the exons ATGGAAGATAACGTGTGTTACGTAGGAATGGTCGATGAAACTACTAGAACAATGAGTTTGGAATACATTGTACAGACAAATTTAACAG ATACAAATCGCCTTCTTCTCAAACCGATCCTGAACGAACAAGTGCTGTCTGGTCTACCCTTTGAATATTGGAATGCTCACATGTCGGTTGATGGTTCCAATAAAATGGATTGTTTCGCAAAGAAGCTATCAG ACAATGCAACAATTGGCGACTATACGACTCTCAAAGTCCTTGCCGAGAGCTTATCATCGTTTCAAATGGGCGAGGGATTTGTGAAACTTTTACACATATCAACACAGACAA TTCCGTTTGGTCTCTTCTATGAAAAGATGAGATGTGGAACTCTTCAAGACCATGTGATGAATCATTTCCGGAAAAAATCACGTATTAATAAAACTATCAAGAGACAGCTATCTTATTTTTACCGACCCGTTTTGAAGGAATTACTCATCTTCGCAGTAAACATTTCCCAAGCAATGCATTATCTCGCTTCTCAGAAG AAAAATCCCCCTACGGCATGGATGGCTACAGAGATATTACTTCTTGACAAATACTTTCTGAAGAGTGATTCTTGGAACTTTTCCGTTTTCTTGTGGGAGCTTCTGTCGATAG GTAAAATACCGTTTGCTGGTATCTCCCAAGAAGATATCAAAGCGAAGGTTCTTGACGGGTTTATGTTATCAAGACCGTACGTTTGTCCAAAAAATAT GTTTCGAGTTATGGTGTCTTGCTGGCAAAAGAACCACACCATGAGACCTCCGTGTAGTGATATACTGCAAACTATTCGATGTGAATATGAAAAGTTGCATGAGGTAACTAAACCATATATAAGCAATATCTCTCACAAAAAGATGTTATATTACATCCGAGTCTTAAAATACCGTTTGTCAAGTCCTTTGAAAAGACATACTCGATTTAAAATGTAG
- the LOC139977697 gene encoding tyrosine kinase receptor Cad96Ca-like isoform X1, protein MEDNVCYVGMVDETTRTMSLEYIVQTNLTDTNRLLLKPILNEQVLSGLPFEYWNAHMSVDGSNKMDCFAKKLSDNATIGDYTTLKVLAESLSSFQMGEGFVKLLHISTQTIPFGLFYEKMRCGTLQDHVMNHFRKKSRINKTIKRQLSYFYRPVLKELLIFAVNISQAMHYLASQKFCHPALSLRKVLMTPQCSCKLYDIYPNNLCMERIQHLMKKKNPPTAWMATEILLLDKYFLKSDSWNFSVFLWELLSIGKIPFAGISQEDIKAKVLDGFMLSRPYVCPKNMFRVMVSCWQKNHTMRPPCSDILQTIRCEYEKLHEVTKPYISNISHKKMLYYIRVLKYRLSSPLKRHTRFKM, encoded by the exons ATGGAAGATAACGTGTGTTACGTAGGAATGGTCGATGAAACTACTAGAACAATGAGTTTGGAATACATTGTACAGACAAATTTAACAG ATACAAATCGCCTTCTTCTCAAACCGATCCTGAACGAACAAGTGCTGTCTGGTCTACCCTTTGAATATTGGAATGCTCACATGTCGGTTGATGGTTCCAATAAAATGGATTGTTTCGCAAAGAAGCTATCAG ACAATGCAACAATTGGCGACTATACGACTCTCAAAGTCCTTGCCGAGAGCTTATCATCGTTTCAAATGGGCGAGGGATTTGTGAAACTTTTACACATATCAACACAGACAA TTCCGTTTGGTCTCTTCTATGAAAAGATGAGATGTGGAACTCTTCAAGACCATGTGATGAATCATTTCCGGAAAAAATCACGTATTAATAAAACTATCAAGAGACAGCTATCTTATTTTTACCGACCCGTTTTGAAGGAATTACTCATCTTCGCAGTAAACATTTCCCAAGCAATGCATTATCTCGCTTCTCAGAAG TTTTGTCATCCAGCACTCTCTTTGAGAAAGGTACTGATGACGCCTCAATGCTCCTGCAAATTATACGATATTTATCCAAATAACCTATGTATGGAGAGAATCCAACATTTGATGAAAAAG AAAAATCCCCCTACGGCATGGATGGCTACAGAGATATTACTTCTTGACAAATACTTTCTGAAGAGTGATTCTTGGAACTTTTCCGTTTTCTTGTGGGAGCTTCTGTCGATAG GTAAAATACCGTTTGCTGGTATCTCCCAAGAAGATATCAAAGCGAAGGTTCTTGACGGGTTTATGTTATCAAGACCGTACGTTTGTCCAAAAAATAT GTTTCGAGTTATGGTGTCTTGCTGGCAAAAGAACCACACCATGAGACCTCCGTGTAGTGATATACTGCAAACTATTCGATGTGAATATGAAAAGTTGCATGAGGTAACTAAACCATATATAAGCAATATCTCTCACAAAAAGATGTTATATTACATCCGAGTCTTAAAATACCGTTTGTCAAGTCCTTTGAAAAGACATACTCGATTTAAAATGTAG
- the LOC139977696 gene encoding uncharacterized protein, with protein sequence MFKTVVYKVKQKITNGEMSIQSAFDNRANEDIITASIFLIDVICGIPITGVFCLGLWKWCRKQGTLKRDLKQSYIPLRGIWCSDSTYQITLHKITSGQGNIAANNDDILLHHFCRGDHYKRVLFCGERGIGKSHLFQNIARRWMNGEILQDYILIYLQLDYVPKGANILEEILTKLRYKISEEAFQTLHNDLTSKKSIVMLDGINNWSRLSITSSSLHNVYKHNLTVEELLDPEVSKYEKMKIWITSDDEELFHEHTTRVKLQGFNKQQMKDFFGIEMHGKMWKILKVVEGIRQRWAAETPLQKMLDNFKKDQNIYDNLDRTISPLIAKLFQSVYLNTNGSTKLKFFNFFEEGKTVTFITQSTNFDILACLLEVGTKDKEEYKLYARKLQMRKLVFRKSTSDYYKQAILLLLTTLNETSVKLDSLEIYDDNPIRLLSYLPKVENPVDFYNPRFSQDPDYTQIANTNKIRIRKIKSSS encoded by the exons ATGTTTAAAACTGTAGTCTACAAAGTTAAACAGAAGATTACCAACGGAGAGATGTCTATTCAAAGTGCATTTG ACAATCGTGCTAACGAAGACATCATCACGGCTAGCATATTTCTGATCGATGTGATATGTGGCATCCCAATAACAGGGGTCTTTTGCTTAGGACTATGGAAGTGGTGTCGTAAACAAG GTACGTTGAAACGAGATTTAAAGCAGAGCTACATTCCCTTAAGAGGAATTTGGTGCAGTGATAGCACTTACCAGATAACGTTGCATAAAATAACAAGTGGACAAGGAAATATAGCAGCAAACAACGACGATATACTTCTTCACCATTTCTGCCGGGGCGACCATTATAAACGAGTGTTATTTTGTGGAGAACGTGGTATTGGCAAATCACACTTATTCCAGAACATAGCAAGGAGGTGGATGAATGGAGAAATTCTTCAAgattatattttgatatacctTCAGCTTGATTATGTTCCCAAAGGCGCTAATATATTGGAGGAAATCTTAACAAAATTGAGATATAAAATATCTGAGGAAGCTTTCCAAACACTACACAATGATTTAACAAGTAAAAAAAGCATTGTAATGTTAGATGGAATTAACAATTGGTCAAGGCTTAGTATCACTTCATCGAGTCTTCACAATGTATATAAACATAATCTAACTGTAGAAGAGCTTTTGGATCCTGAAGTTAGCAAGTACGAGAAAATGAAAATCTGGATAACTTCCGATGATGAAGAACTTTTTCACGAACATACTACTCGGGTAAAACTGCAGGGGTttaataaacaacaaatgaaagacTTTTTCGGAATTGAGATGCATGGAAAAATGtggaaaatattaaaagttgtaGAGGGAATACGACAACGATGGGCTGCTGAAACACCTCTGCAAAAAATGTTAGATAACTTTAAAAAGGATCAGAACATTTACGATAATCTTGACCGCACTATTTCTCCATTAATTGCTAAGTTGTTTCAGTCAGTCTACTTAAATACTAACGGAAGTACAAAACtaaagtttttcaatttttttgaagAGGGTAAAACCGTCACGTTTATTACGCAATCTACAAACTTTGATATATTAGCATGTTTACTAGAAGtaggaacaaaagacaaagagGAATACAAActatatgctagaaagttacAAATGAGGAAGCTGGTGTTCAGAAAAAGCACAAGTGATTACTACAAACAAGCGATACTGCTTTTATTGACGACTCTCAATGAAACAAGT GTAAAGCTCGACTCGTTGGAGATATATGATGATAACCCGATCCGTCTGCTTAGCTATTTACCAAAGGTTGAAAATCCAGTAGACTTTTACAACCCTCGGTTTTCGCAAGATCCAGATTACACACAAATTGCAAATACTAATAAAATACG GATACGGAAAATTAAGAGCTCTTCATGA
- the LOC139977697 gene encoding tyrosine kinase receptor Cad96Ca-like isoform X2, with product MEDNVCYVGMVDETTRTMSLEYIVQTNLTDTNRLLLKPILNEQVLSGLPFEYWNAHMSVDGSNKMDCFAKKLSDNATIGDYTTLKVLAESLSSFQMGEGFVKLLHISTQTIPFGLFYEKMRCGTLQDHVMNHFRKKSRINKTIKRQLSYFYRPVLKELLIFAVNISQAMHYLASQKFCHPALSLRKVLMTPQCSCKLYDIYPNNLCMERIQHLMKKKNPPTAWMATEILLLDKYFLKSDSWNFSVFLWELLSIGKIPFAGISQEDIKAKVLDGFMLSRPYVCPKNMFRVMVSCWQKNHTMRPPCSDILQTIRCEYEKLHEKCQDCNYSEIPK from the exons ATGGAAGATAACGTGTGTTACGTAGGAATGGTCGATGAAACTACTAGAACAATGAGTTTGGAATACATTGTACAGACAAATTTAACAG ATACAAATCGCCTTCTTCTCAAACCGATCCTGAACGAACAAGTGCTGTCTGGTCTACCCTTTGAATATTGGAATGCTCACATGTCGGTTGATGGTTCCAATAAAATGGATTGTTTCGCAAAGAAGCTATCAG ACAATGCAACAATTGGCGACTATACGACTCTCAAAGTCCTTGCCGAGAGCTTATCATCGTTTCAAATGGGCGAGGGATTTGTGAAACTTTTACACATATCAACACAGACAA TTCCGTTTGGTCTCTTCTATGAAAAGATGAGATGTGGAACTCTTCAAGACCATGTGATGAATCATTTCCGGAAAAAATCACGTATTAATAAAACTATCAAGAGACAGCTATCTTATTTTTACCGACCCGTTTTGAAGGAATTACTCATCTTCGCAGTAAACATTTCCCAAGCAATGCATTATCTCGCTTCTCAGAAG TTTTGTCATCCAGCACTCTCTTTGAGAAAGGTACTGATGACGCCTCAATGCTCCTGCAAATTATACGATATTTATCCAAATAACCTATGTATGGAGAGAATCCAACATTTGATGAAAAAG AAAAATCCCCCTACGGCATGGATGGCTACAGAGATATTACTTCTTGACAAATACTTTCTGAAGAGTGATTCTTGGAACTTTTCCGTTTTCTTGTGGGAGCTTCTGTCGATAG GTAAAATACCGTTTGCTGGTATCTCCCAAGAAGATATCAAAGCGAAGGTTCTTGACGGGTTTATGTTATCAAGACCGTACGTTTGTCCAAAAAATAT GTTTCGAGTTATGGTGTCTTGCTGGCAAAAGAACCACACCATGAGACCTCCGTGTAGTGATATACTGCAAACTATTCGATGTGAATATGAAAAGTTGCATGAG AAATGTC